A DNA window from Shewanella baltica contains the following coding sequences:
- the endA gene encoding endonuclease EndA, giving the protein MNKTSLTVNSRRLLLCLITWAATSSVPASASVSHPSSFSQAKTKSQALYAGSRQGTLPATSFYCGCDIQIKGKSWKPDLASCGYQVRKQETRANRIEWEHIVPAWEFGHQLQCWQKGGRKNCADNSNEFNKMEADMHNLVPAIGEVNGDRSNFRFSQWNGKADQYGQCTMVVDFKNRQAQPPVNARGKIARTYLYMQQTYGLKIASSQLKLFKAWDKTYPVDTIECKRDNAIAQTQGNHNPFVQNACKAPPLRQQLAE; this is encoded by the coding sequence TTGAACAAAACTTCTTTAACCGTTAATTCGCGGCGACTTTTGTTGTGCCTAATCACTTGGGCCGCAACCTCATCTGTGCCCGCTAGCGCCTCAGTGTCACACCCCAGCAGTTTCAGCCAAGCGAAAACCAAGTCGCAGGCGCTCTACGCCGGAAGTCGCCAAGGCACTCTACCCGCCACCAGTTTTTACTGTGGCTGCGATATTCAGATCAAAGGCAAATCGTGGAAACCCGATCTCGCCAGCTGCGGTTATCAAGTCCGTAAACAGGAAACCCGCGCCAACCGTATCGAGTGGGAACACATAGTGCCCGCCTGGGAATTCGGCCATCAGCTCCAATGCTGGCAAAAGGGCGGGCGTAAAAACTGCGCCGATAACAGTAACGAATTTAATAAGATGGAAGCGGACATGCACAACTTAGTGCCCGCCATCGGTGAAGTGAACGGCGATCGCAGTAACTTCCGTTTTAGCCAATGGAACGGTAAAGCCGACCAGTATGGTCAATGCACTATGGTGGTCGATTTTAAGAATCGTCAGGCGCAGCCGCCCGTAAACGCCCGCGGCAAGATAGCCAGAACCTACCTCTATATGCAGCAGACCTATGGGCTTAAAATCGCGTCGAGCCAATTAAAATTGTTTAAGGCATGGGATAAAACCTATCCAGTTGATACTATTGAGTGCAAACGCGATAACGCCATAGCGCAAACTCAAGGCAACCATAACCCCTTTGTGCAAAATGCCTGTAAAGCGCCACCACTGCGTCAACAACTAGCCGAGTAA
- the rsmE gene encoding 16S rRNA (uracil(1498)-N(3))-methyltransferase — protein MRVPRIYQPQPLVINQQLNLDEDGAAHIGKVLRMGNGEHISLFNGDGHDYLAEIVDAGKKHVTVKLLSCEANLSESPLNLHLGQVISRGDRMEFTIQKSVELGVNTITPLFSDRCGVKLNGERLEKKIQQWQKIVVSACEQSGRSQVPVVRPAMDLHDWCSEPTSALKLNLHPRAAHGINGLDLAHTRVRLLIGPEGGLSAEEIAMTETYQFTDVLLGPRVLRTETASLTAITALQLRFGDLG, from the coding sequence ATGAGAGTCCCAAGAATTTATCAACCTCAGCCATTAGTCATCAATCAACAGTTGAACTTAGACGAAGATGGCGCGGCCCATATCGGCAAAGTGCTGCGCATGGGTAACGGCGAACATATCAGCCTATTCAATGGCGATGGCCATGATTATCTTGCTGAAATTGTCGATGCGGGTAAAAAGCATGTCACAGTAAAACTGCTTTCCTGTGAGGCCAATTTATCTGAGTCGCCACTCAACTTGCACTTAGGCCAAGTGATTTCCCGTGGCGATAGAATGGAATTCACCATTCAAAAATCGGTCGAGCTGGGTGTGAATACCATTACGCCGCTGTTTTCCGATCGCTGCGGTGTAAAGCTTAATGGCGAACGCCTAGAGAAAAAAATTCAACAATGGCAGAAAATCGTTGTAAGCGCCTGTGAACAATCGGGCCGCAGCCAAGTACCTGTGGTTCGCCCAGCGATGGACTTACACGATTGGTGCAGTGAGCCAACCTCGGCGCTGAAACTCAATTTACATCCACGTGCCGCACACGGTATCAATGGCTTAGATTTAGCGCACACACGCGTGCGCCTGTTAATAGGCCCAGAAGGCGGTTTGTCAGCGGAAGAAATCGCCATGACAGAAACCTATCAATTTACCGATGTGTTGCTTGGCCCTAGAGTGCTTCGCACTGAAACCGCCTCGCTCACGGCCATTACAGCGCTGCAACTCAGATTTGGTGATTTAGGCTAA
- a CDS encoding SprT family zinc-dependent metalloprotease has translation MLKPADLLNTLRRRSSEALAPLTKSTYAALGQSQDKSQLITSPAVQDLAQAHIFTGSSRPLSSLQIQVLERIEACYQEAEISLKRAFPRPVTQFSLRGKSAGTAHLQQNRLRFNPVLLRENSEAFLTEVVPHEICHLLCFQLFGKTKPHGKEWQSLMLTVFKVNPSTTHSFNTTSVAGRDVEYRCACGPIRLSIRRHNKVLRGESRYICKRCKAHLTAN, from the coding sequence ATGTTGAAACCTGCAGACTTACTCAATACTTTACGTCGTCGCAGCAGTGAAGCACTCGCCCCTCTGACAAAATCGACATACGCAGCCTTGGGCCAAAGCCAAGATAAGTCGCAGCTGATAACGAGTCCAGCAGTACAAGATCTGGCTCAGGCACATATTTTCACCGGTTCATCACGCCCACTCTCGTCACTGCAAATACAAGTACTAGAGCGAATTGAAGCTTGTTATCAAGAAGCGGAGATATCGCTTAAGCGCGCTTTCCCACGCCCAGTAACTCAATTTAGTCTCAGGGGAAAGAGCGCGGGTACGGCTCATCTGCAGCAGAATCGTTTGCGATTCAATCCTGTGTTACTACGCGAAAACAGCGAAGCTTTTCTAACTGAAGTTGTACCGCACGAAATTTGTCATTTACTGTGTTTTCAGCTTTTTGGTAAAACCAAGCCCCACGGTAAAGAATGGCAATCTTTGATGTTAACGGTATTTAAGGTTAACCCGAGTACCACCCACAGCTTCAATACCACTTCTGTGGCAGGTCGCGACGTGGAGTATCGCTGCGCCTGTGGACCGATTCGGTTGAGTATTCGCCGCCATAACAAGGTGCTACGCGGTGAAAGCCGTTACATCTGTAAACGTTGTAAGGCCCATTTAACGGCGAACTAA